The proteins below are encoded in one region of Pseudomonas putida NBRC 14164:
- a CDS encoding ATP-binding protein yields MAKWLDGGGLMAERIRNHDWANTPLGPLEHWPDALKTTMALCLASRFPQAVLWGPDLLTLHNDAFTQILGRKPLALGIPFRDVWQEAWADIGSMADRALAGEAVYIEDFPLIIDRNGGPERAYFTFCYSPIRGLDGEVLGMLDTVTETTTSVLANRHLNFLDALGRAIADATAADQILDTTTRMMVEHLGLSSCAYAVMDADEDGFTICGDAVAPGSPRLVGQYQLHDFGRLALSRLRSGLPLVINDNLSELAADEAATFQAIGITATICMPLIKGGRLIALMAIHDNAPRTWTHYEQALISEVTERCWAHIQRVQAHAEVREAMAALEALNATLEHRVDERTTQLVHTEAVLRQAQKLEAIGQLTGGVAHDFNNLLTIIRSSLHFLQRPNLDEKRRERYIKTISDTVHRGAKLTGQLLAFARRQALSPEVFEAGPRLEAMADMLDTATGARIQVELQLPQAPCHIRADLSQLETAVINLMLNGRDAMAGEGTLQLRLQADQRLPALRGQPSPPARFAAISVSDSGVGIAAELLERIFDPFFTTKAPGEGTGLGLSQVFGFAKQSGGDVQVASIPGQGTTFTLYLPQEDPPAASAEDASASSH; encoded by the coding sequence ATGGCGAAATGGCTAGACGGCGGCGGGCTGATGGCCGAACGCATCCGCAACCACGACTGGGCCAACACCCCCCTGGGCCCACTGGAACATTGGCCGGATGCGCTGAAGACCACCATGGCCCTGTGCCTGGCCTCGCGCTTCCCGCAGGCCGTACTCTGGGGCCCGGACCTGCTCACCCTGCACAACGATGCTTTCACCCAGATTCTCGGGCGCAAGCCCCTGGCCCTTGGCATCCCCTTCCGCGACGTGTGGCAGGAAGCCTGGGCCGACATTGGCAGCATGGCTGACCGTGCCCTGGCTGGCGAAGCGGTGTACATCGAAGACTTTCCGCTGATCATCGACCGCAACGGCGGCCCGGAGCGGGCCTATTTCACCTTCTGCTACAGCCCGATTCGCGGCCTCGATGGCGAGGTGCTGGGCATGCTCGACACGGTCACCGAAACCACCACCAGCGTGCTCGCCAACAGGCACCTCAACTTTCTCGACGCACTCGGCCGTGCCATAGCCGACGCCACCGCCGCGGACCAGATCCTGGACACCACCACGCGCATGATGGTCGAGCACCTGGGCCTTTCCAGTTGCGCGTATGCGGTGATGGACGCTGACGAGGACGGTTTTACCATCTGTGGCGACGCGGTGGCCCCCGGCTCGCCGAGGCTGGTGGGCCAGTACCAACTGCACGACTTCGGCCGTCTGGCACTCAGCCGCCTGCGCAGCGGCCTGCCGCTGGTGATCAACGACAACCTCAGTGAACTGGCCGCCGACGAAGCCGCCACCTTCCAGGCCATCGGCATTACCGCCACCATCTGCATGCCGCTGATCAAAGGCGGCCGCCTCATCGCTCTGATGGCGATCCATGACAACGCCCCGCGCACATGGACACACTACGAACAGGCGCTGATCAGCGAAGTGACCGAGCGTTGCTGGGCGCATATCCAGCGGGTTCAGGCCCATGCCGAAGTGCGTGAGGCCATGGCTGCACTGGAGGCGCTGAATGCCACCCTCGAACACCGCGTCGACGAGCGCACCACCCAGCTGGTGCACACCGAGGCAGTGTTGCGCCAGGCCCAGAAGCTGGAAGCCATCGGCCAGCTGACCGGTGGCGTGGCGCACGACTTCAACAACCTGCTGACGATCATTCGCTCGTCGTTGCACTTTCTGCAGCGCCCCAACCTTGATGAAAAACGCCGCGAGCGCTACATCAAGACCATATCTGACACAGTCCACCGTGGTGCCAAACTGACCGGGCAGCTACTGGCCTTCGCCCGCCGCCAGGCCCTCAGCCCCGAAGTGTTCGAGGCCGGGCCACGGCTGGAGGCCATGGCCGACATGCTCGACACCGCCACCGGGGCGCGCATTCAGGTCGAGCTGCAACTACCGCAGGCGCCGTGCCACATCCGCGCCGATCTCAGCCAGCTGGAAACCGCGGTGATCAACCTGATGCTCAACGGCCGCGACGCCATGGCCGGCGAAGGCACCTTGCAGCTGCGCCTGCAGGCTGACCAGCGCCTGCCTGCCCTGCGCGGCCAGCCTTCGCCGCCAGCCCGGTTCGCGGCGATTTCGGTGAGCGACAGCGGTGTGGGTATTGCCGCCGAGCTGCTGGAGCGCATCTTCGACCCGTTTTTCACCACAAAAGCCCCGGGTGAGGGTACCGGGCTCGGGTTGTCGCAGGTGTTCGGTTTTGCCAAGCAGTCCGGGGGCGATGTACAGGTGGCAAGCATCCCCGGCCAGGGCACCACCTTCACCCTTTACCTGCCACAGGAGGATCCGCCTGCGGCCTCGGCCGAAGACGCCTCGGCCAGCAGCCACTGA
- a CDS encoding NUDIX hydrolase, producing the protein MPTAPRYCPHCTTELARGVPTGDTHERLHCTGCGYIHYINPKIIAGCIIERDGKYLLCQRAIPPRPGTWTLPAGFMEAGETTEQAALREVWEESGVRADIVSPYSIFSVPKISEVYIIFRASVTEETGQYGPETLAYKFFEPDEIPWEEIYYPAIRQILERYILERQAGVYGIYMGNDDTGKVHFIR; encoded by the coding sequence ATGCCTACCGCCCCGCGCTATTGCCCGCACTGCACCACGGAACTGGCCCGGGGCGTTCCCACAGGCGACACCCACGAACGCCTGCACTGCACCGGCTGCGGCTACATCCACTACATCAACCCGAAGATCATCGCCGGCTGCATCATCGAGCGCGATGGCAAATACCTGTTGTGCCAGCGCGCCATCCCGCCACGCCCCGGCACCTGGACCTTGCCGGCCGGGTTCATGGAGGCTGGCGAAACCACCGAGCAGGCGGCACTGCGCGAAGTCTGGGAAGAAAGCGGCGTGCGTGCCGACATCGTCTCGCCCTACTCCATCTTCAGCGTGCCGAAAATCAGCGAGGTGTACATCATCTTCCGCGCCAGCGTCACCGAAGAAACCGGGCAGTACGGGCCGGAGACCCTGGCGTACAAGTTCTTCGAACCCGACGAGATTCCGTGGGAAGAGATCTACTACCCGGCAATCCGGCAGATTCTCGAGCGCTACATCCTTGAGCGGCAGGCTGGGGTGTATGGCATTTACATGGGCAATGATGACACCGGCAAGGTGCACTTCATTCGCTAG
- a CDS encoding GntR family transcriptional regulator, with translation MKRQPLDDSFKVNRNPVTLREIVLDKLRAAIMNFHLLPGDRLVERDLCDRLGVSRTSVREALRHLESEGLVEFADAKGPRVAIITLEDARDIYELRCVLEGLIVQLFTLNAKAKDIRALERALEVNREALEEGELQQVLDSVQGFYDVLLEGSGNQVAAQQLRQLQARISYLRATSVSQENRRGASNREMEKIVEAIKGGDPLVAHQASVDHVRAAAKVALDYLRQKQDDNPKVRDIVEPLALKEPRIGR, from the coding sequence ATGAAACGCCAGCCACTCGACGACAGCTTCAAGGTCAACCGCAACCCCGTTACCCTGCGCGAAATCGTGCTAGACAAGCTGCGCGCGGCGATCATGAACTTCCACCTGCTCCCGGGCGACCGCCTGGTCGAGCGCGACCTCTGTGACCGCCTTGGCGTCAGCCGCACCTCGGTACGCGAAGCCCTGCGTCATCTGGAGTCTGAAGGCCTGGTGGAGTTTGCCGACGCCAAGGGCCCGCGCGTGGCCATCATCACCCTGGAAGACGCCCGCGACATCTACGAGCTGCGTTGCGTGCTCGAGGGCCTGATCGTGCAGCTGTTCACTCTCAACGCCAAGGCCAAGGACATTCGTGCCCTGGAGCGTGCGCTGGAGGTGAACCGCGAAGCGCTGGAAGAAGGCGAGCTGCAACAGGTGCTGGATTCGGTACAAGGTTTCTACGATGTGCTGCTGGAAGGCTCCGGCAACCAGGTGGCGGCCCAGCAGCTGCGCCAGTTGCAGGCACGCATCAGCTACCTGCGCGCCACCTCGGTCTCGCAGGAAAACCGCCGTGGCGCCAGCAACCGCGAAATGGAAAAGATCGTCGAAGCCATCAAGGGCGGCGACCCGCTGGTGGCCCACCAGGCTTCGGTCGACCACGTCCGCGCTGCCGCCAAGGTGGCGCTGGACTACCTGCGCCAGAAGCAGGATGACAACCCCAAGGTGCGCGACATCGTCGAGCCCCTGGCCCTCAAGGAACCCCGCATAGGTCGCTGA
- a CDS encoding carboxymuconolactone decarboxylase family protein, translating to MSNEKYEKGLQIRTQVLGEDYVNRSIQNADEFTKPLQELVTEYCWGHVWGREGLSLKERSMINLAMISALNRPHELKLHIRGALRNGLSREQIREILLQVGIYCGVPAAVDSFRLAREAFAEADAESTR from the coding sequence ATGAGCAATGAAAAGTACGAGAAAGGCCTGCAGATCCGTACCCAGGTGCTGGGCGAGGACTACGTCAACCGCTCGATCCAGAACGCCGACGAGTTCACCAAGCCATTGCAGGAGCTGGTCACCGAATACTGCTGGGGCCACGTCTGGGGCCGCGAAGGCTTGTCGCTCAAAGAGCGCAGCATGATAAACTTGGCCATGATTTCCGCGCTCAACAGGCCCCACGAGCTCAAGCTGCACATTCGCGGCGCATTGCGCAATGGCCTGAGCCGTGAACAGATTCGCGAAATTCTGCTCCAGGTCGGTATTTATTGCGGCGTACCCGCGGCGGTGGACAGTTTCCGCCTGGCCCGTGAAGCGTTTGCCGAAGCCGATGCGGAGTCAACCCGATAA
- a CDS encoding flavin reductase family protein, translated as MIEPGIYKDVMGSFPSGVTVVTTLDADGAIVGITASAFSALSIDPALVLFCPNYASDTYPILRDSKQFAIHLLSAEQTAEAYAFAGKGKDKAKGVEWHLSELGNPLLAKATAIIECELWREYDGGDHAIIVGAVKNLVLPAEPVTPMVYHKGKLGALPPLG; from the coding sequence ATGATCGAACCCGGCATCTACAAAGACGTGATGGGCTCTTTCCCGTCCGGCGTCACGGTAGTCACCACCCTGGACGCCGACGGCGCCATTGTCGGCATCACCGCCAGCGCCTTCAGCGCGTTGTCGATCGACCCGGCGCTGGTACTGTTCTGCCCCAACTACGCCTCCGACACCTATCCGATCCTGCGTGACAGCAAGCAGTTCGCCATTCACCTGCTGTCCGCCGAACAGACTGCCGAGGCCTATGCCTTCGCCGGCAAGGGCAAGGACAAGGCCAAGGGCGTCGAGTGGCACTTGAGCGAGCTGGGCAACCCGCTGCTGGCCAAGGCGACGGCGATCATCGAGTGCGAACTGTGGCGCGAGTATGACGGCGGCGACCACGCGATCATCGTCGGCGCAGTGAAGAACCTGGTGCTGCCGGCCGAGCCGGTGACGCCGATGGTCTACCACAAAGGCAAGCTGGGCGCCCTGCCGCCCCTCGGCTGA
- a CDS encoding aldehyde dehydrogenase, with protein sequence MTLVRFQMCIDGQWRDAQSGKTFDSLNPATAQAWAQLPDADETDVELAVQAAQRAFESKEWRSITATARGKLLRRLGDLITENKEHLAQLESRDNGKLIRETRGQVGYLPEFFHYTAGLADKLEGGTLPLDKPDLFAYTVHEPIGVVAGIIPWNSPLYLTAIKLAPALAAGNTIVLKPSEHASATILELARLALEAGFPAGVVNVVTGYGPTTGAALTRHPLVRKIAFTGGAATARHVVRSSAENFAKLSLELGGKSPNIIFADADLDSAINGAVAGIYAASGQSCVAGSRLLVQDEIFDEFVERLVTRAKRIRIGNPQDDASEMGPMATAQQLAVVEGLVAAAKAEGAKLHMGGKRAEVEGDGWFYEPTLFECDSNSMTIMQEEVFGPVAAVIRFKTEEEALAIANDSQFGLAAGIWTRDLGRAHRLARDVRSGIIWVNTYRAVSAMAPIGGFKNSGYGRESGIDSVLAYTELKTVWINLSTAPMPDPFVMR encoded by the coding sequence ATGACCCTCGTTCGTTTCCAGATGTGCATCGACGGCCAATGGCGCGATGCCCAGAGCGGCAAGACCTTCGACAGCCTCAACCCGGCCACCGCCCAGGCCTGGGCACAGCTTCCCGACGCTGACGAAACCGACGTCGAGCTGGCCGTGCAGGCCGCCCAGCGTGCCTTCGAAAGCAAGGAATGGCGCAGCATCACCGCCACCGCGCGTGGCAAGCTGCTGCGTCGCCTGGGTGACCTGATTACCGAGAACAAGGAACACCTGGCCCAGCTGGAAAGCCGTGACAACGGCAAGCTGATCCGCGAAACCCGCGGCCAGGTCGGCTATCTGCCAGAGTTCTTCCACTACACCGCAGGCCTGGCCGACAAGCTTGAAGGCGGCACCCTGCCGCTGGACAAGCCCGACCTGTTCGCCTACACCGTGCACGAGCCCATCGGCGTGGTGGCCGGGATCATCCCGTGGAACAGCCCGCTGTACCTCACCGCGATCAAGCTGGCCCCGGCCCTGGCTGCCGGCAATACCATCGTGCTCAAACCTTCCGAGCACGCCTCGGCGACCATCCTCGAGCTGGCCCGGCTGGCCCTCGAAGCCGGCTTCCCGGCTGGCGTGGTCAACGTGGTCACCGGCTACGGCCCAACCACCGGCGCAGCACTCACCCGCCACCCGCTGGTGCGCAAGATCGCCTTCACCGGCGGCGCCGCCACAGCCCGCCACGTGGTACGCAGCAGTGCCGAGAACTTCGCCAAGCTGTCGCTGGAGCTGGGCGGCAAGTCGCCGAACATCATCTTCGCCGACGCCGACCTGGACAGCGCCATCAACGGTGCCGTGGCTGGCATTTATGCCGCCTCCGGGCAAAGCTGCGTGGCCGGTTCGCGCCTGCTGGTGCAGGACGAGATCTTCGACGAATTCGTAGAGCGCCTGGTTACCCGCGCCAAGCGCATCCGCATCGGCAACCCGCAAGACGACGCCAGCGAAATGGGCCCCATGGCCACCGCACAGCAGCTGGCCGTGGTCGAAGGTCTGGTGGCTGCGGCCAAGGCTGAAGGCGCCAAATTGCACATGGGCGGCAAGCGTGCCGAGGTCGAGGGTGACGGCTGGTTCTACGAGCCGACCCTGTTCGAGTGCGACAGCAACTCGATGACCATCATGCAGGAAGAAGTGTTCGGCCCGGTCGCTGCGGTCATCCGCTTCAAGACCGAAGAGGAAGCCCTGGCCATCGCCAACGACTCGCAGTTCGGCCTGGCAGCCGGCATCTGGACCCGCGACCTGGGCCGTGCCCATCGCCTGGCCCGCGACGTGCGCTCGGGGATCATCTGGGTCAACACCTACCGCGCCGTGTCGGCCATGGCGCCAATTGGTGGTTTCAAGAACAGCGGCTACGGCCGTGAGAGCGGCATCGATTCGGTGCTGGCCTATACCGAGCTGAAGACCGTGTGGATCAACCTGTCCACCGCGCCGATGCCCGACCCGTTCGTGATGCGCTAG
- a CDS encoding alpha/beta fold hydrolase, with protein MIQPVAERTPAGTSYLSVGQGQPVVLIHGVGLNKEMWGGQIVGLANDYRVIAYDMLGHGQSRVPAADTPLEGYADQLAELLEHLQIQQATVIGFSMGGLVARAFALNYPQRLAALVVLNSVFNRTPEQSAGVIARAAQAAELGPDANVDAALDRWFSREYKAANPAQVAAIRQVLASNDPQGYHTTYSLFATQDMYRAGDLGSIQVPTLIATGELDSGSTPAMTRQLAASIPGAHSVVLAEQRHMMPVEAPREVNKMLLDFLAQARTLTESAKGIVA; from the coding sequence ATGATTCAGCCTGTCGCTGAACGTACACCTGCCGGCACCAGCTACCTGTCCGTAGGCCAGGGCCAACCCGTGGTACTGATCCACGGCGTGGGCCTGAACAAGGAAATGTGGGGCGGTCAGATCGTTGGCCTGGCCAACGACTACCGCGTCATCGCCTACGACATGCTCGGCCATGGTCAAAGCCGCGTGCCGGCTGCCGACACGCCGCTGGAAGGCTACGCCGACCAGCTCGCCGAACTGCTCGAGCACCTGCAAATTCAACAAGCGACCGTGATCGGCTTCTCCATGGGCGGGCTGGTTGCTCGTGCCTTTGCCCTTAACTACCCGCAGCGCCTGGCTGCACTGGTCGTGCTCAACAGCGTGTTCAACCGCACCCCCGAGCAGAGTGCCGGCGTGATCGCCCGCGCTGCCCAGGCGGCAGAGCTGGGCCCCGACGCCAACGTCGATGCTGCCCTCGACCGCTGGTTCAGCCGTGAGTACAAGGCTGCCAACCCGGCGCAGGTCGCCGCCATTCGCCAGGTGCTGGCGAGCAACGACCCGCAGGGCTACCACACCACGTATTCGCTGTTTGCCACCCAGGACATGTACCGCGCCGGCGACCTGGGCAGCATCCAGGTGCCGACGCTGATCGCCACGGGCGAACTCGACTCGGGCTCCACCCCGGCCATGACCCGCCAGCTCGCCGCCAGCATCCCGGGTGCGCACAGTGTGGTCCTCGCCGAGCAACGGCATATGATGCCGGTAGAAGCACCCCGTGAAGTCAACAAGATGCTGCTGGACTTCCTCGCGCAAGCCCGCACCCTCACCGAATCCGCCAAGGGGATTGTTGCATGA
- a CDS encoding amino acid synthesis family protein — MSFEIRKIVTYSEETRIEGGKATDKPVTMVGLAVVIKNPWAGRGFVEDLKPEIRANCSELGALMVERLTAAIGGADKIEAYGKAAVVGADGEIEHASAVIHTLRFGNHYREAVQAKSYLSFTNKRGGPGTSIQIPMMQKDDEGLRSHYITLEMQIEDAPRADEIVVVLGAADGGRLHPRIGNRYIDLEELAAEKANAQ; from the coding sequence ATGAGTTTCGAAATCCGCAAGATCGTCACCTACTCCGAAGAGACCCGCATCGAAGGCGGCAAGGCCACCGACAAACCGGTGACCATGGTCGGCCTGGCCGTCGTGATAAAGAACCCATGGGCCGGTCGCGGTTTTGTTGAAGATCTGAAGCCGGAAATCCGCGCCAACTGCTCGGAGCTGGGTGCCCTGATGGTCGAGCGCCTGACCGCCGCTATCGGTGGTGCCGACAAGATCGAAGCCTACGGCAAAGCTGCTGTGGTCGGCGCCGACGGCGAGATCGAGCATGCGTCGGCGGTGATCCACACCCTGCGCTTCGGCAACCACTACCGCGAAGCGGTCCAGGCCAAGAGCTACCTGAGCTTCACCAACAAGCGCGGCGGCCCTGGTACCTCGATCCAGATCCCGATGATGCAGAAGGACGACGAAGGCCTGCGTTCGCACTACATCACCCTGGAAATGCAGATCGAAGACGCCCCGCGCGCCGATGAAATCGTCGTGGTGCTGGGCGCCGCCGACGGTGGCCGCCTGCACCCGCGCATCGGCAACCGCTACATCGACCTGGAAGAACTGGCTGCCGAAAAAGCCAACGCTCAATAA
- a CDS encoding LLM class flavin-dependent oxidoreductase, with protein MKFSLFVHMERWDEQVSHRQLFEDLTELTLMAEDGGFSTVWIGEHHAMEYTISPSPMPLLAYLAARTEKIRLGAGTIIAPFWNPIRVAGECALLDVISNGRMEVGLARGAYQFEFDRMANGMPATDGGKALREMVPVVRKLWEGDYAHEGEVYKFPTSTSVPKPFNATPPMWIAARDPDSHNFAVANGCNVMVTPLMKGDEEVLDLKNKFQAALDNNPDVPRPQLMVLRHTHVHSPAEPEGWKIGAQAISRFYRTFDAWFGNKTVPVNGFLEPSPESKFAEVPAFQLENIRKNTMIGTPEEIIARIKYYQELGVDEFSFWCDNSLPHAEKKKSLELFIKEVVPAFA; from the coding sequence ATGAAATTTTCGTTGTTCGTACACATGGAACGTTGGGATGAACAGGTCAGCCACCGCCAGTTGTTCGAAGACCTGACCGAACTGACCCTGATGGCCGAAGACGGCGGTTTCAGCACCGTGTGGATTGGCGAACACCACGCCATGGAGTACACCATTTCGCCAAGCCCGATGCCGCTGCTGGCCTACCTGGCCGCGCGCACAGAAAAAATTCGCCTGGGTGCCGGCACTATCATTGCGCCGTTCTGGAACCCGATCCGCGTCGCCGGCGAATGCGCCCTGCTCGACGTGATCAGCAACGGCCGCATGGAAGTGGGCCTGGCCCGTGGCGCCTACCAGTTCGAGTTCGACCGCATGGCCAACGGCATGCCAGCCACCGACGGCGGCAAGGCGCTGCGCGAGATGGTGCCTGTGGTACGCAAACTGTGGGAAGGCGACTACGCCCATGAGGGCGAAGTCTACAAGTTCCCCACCTCCACCAGCGTGCCGAAACCGTTCAACGCAACGCCGCCGATGTGGATCGCTGCCCGCGACCCGGACTCGCACAACTTCGCCGTGGCCAACGGCTGCAATGTCATGGTCACCCCGCTGATGAAGGGTGATGAAGAAGTGCTCGACCTGAAGAACAAGTTCCAGGCCGCCCTGGACAACAACCCGGACGTGCCGCGCCCCCAACTGATGGTGCTGCGCCATACCCACGTGCACAGCCCGGCGGAACCTGAAGGCTGGAAAATCGGCGCCCAGGCCATTTCGCGCTTCTACCGGACGTTCGATGCCTGGTTCGGCAACAAGACGGTACCGGTCAACGGCTTCCTGGAGCCGAGCCCGGAATCGAAGTTTGCCGAAGTGCCGGCATTCCAGCTGGAGAACATCCGCAAGAACACCATGATCGGCACCCCGGAAGAAATTATCGCGCGCATCAAGTACTACCAGGAGCTCGGCGTCGACGAGTTCAGCTTCTGGTGCGACAACAGCCTGCCCCACGCCGAAAAGAAGAAGTCGCTGGAGCTGTTCATCAAGGAAGTGGTGCCGGCGTTCGCCTGA
- a CDS encoding flavin reductase family protein: MIDATVYKNVLGSFPSGVTVITTLDDDGSVVGLTASAFSSLSMDPPLVLFCPNYTSDSYPVLIKQKRFAIHLLSGEQQAEAYAFAKKGKDKASGIEWSMSQLGNPILAGATAVIECELWREYEGGDHAIMVGKVHNLIVPEEAPRPMVYCRGKMASLPAFA, translated from the coding sequence ATGATCGACGCAACCGTCTACAAGAACGTCCTGGGCTCCTTCCCGTCCGGCGTTACCGTCATCACAACCCTGGACGACGACGGCTCGGTTGTCGGCCTGACCGCCAGCGCCTTCTCCTCCCTGTCGATGGACCCGCCGCTGGTGCTGTTCTGCCCCAACTACACCTCCGACTCCTACCCGGTGCTCATCAAGCAGAAGCGCTTCGCCATTCACCTGCTGTCCGGTGAACAGCAAGCCGAAGCCTATGCGTTTGCCAAGAAGGGCAAGGACAAGGCCAGCGGTATCGAGTGGTCCATGAGCCAACTGGGCAACCCGATCCTGGCCGGTGCCACCGCTGTCATCGAATGCGAACTGTGGCGTGAATATGAAGGTGGCGACCACGCCATCATGGTCGGCAAGGTGCATAACCTGATCGTGCCCGAAGAAGCGCCACGGCCGATGGTGTACTGCCGCGGCAAGATGGCCAGCCTGCCCGCCTTTGCCTGA
- a CDS encoding purine-cytosine permease family protein, with protein MSQPSSQHQFVENHTVDYVPPAERHGKARDLFTLWFSTNIAPLPIVTGAMVVQVFHLNLLWGLIAIVLGHLVGGVVIALASAQGPQLGIPQMVQSRGQFGRYGALLIVFFTALIYVGFFISNIVLAGKTIHGIAPSMPMPGAIVIGALSATAIGVIGYRFIHVLNRIGTWVMGSALLAGFIMMFAQELPADFFSRGAFNLSGFIATVSLGTIWQISFSPYTSDYSRYLPREVGIARPFWATYFGATLGTILCFSFGAVAVLCVPEGTDAMDAVKQATGWLGPILMVLFLLNIISHNALNLYGAVLSIVTAIQTFIAEWTPSIKVRVMLATVILVGCGMVALNASADFIGHFIGLILALLLVLVPWASINLIDFYLIKKGQYDIASIFSADGGIYGRFNHHAIIAYACGIVVQLPFANTALYVGPYSNIVEGADLSWLFGLLVTVPLYYCLATRGKAAEQAGRVVSVND; from the coding sequence ATGTCCCAACCGTCATCGCAACACCAGTTTGTCGAGAATCACACGGTCGATTACGTTCCGCCTGCCGAGCGCCACGGGAAGGCGCGCGACCTGTTCACCCTCTGGTTCAGTACCAACATTGCGCCATTGCCTATCGTTACCGGCGCCATGGTGGTCCAGGTGTTCCACCTGAACCTGTTGTGGGGGCTGATCGCCATTGTGCTGGGCCATCTGGTCGGGGGTGTGGTCATCGCCCTGGCCTCTGCGCAGGGACCGCAGCTGGGCATTCCACAGATGGTGCAAAGCCGTGGCCAGTTCGGCCGCTACGGCGCCTTGCTGATCGTGTTCTTCACCGCACTGATCTATGTCGGCTTCTTTATTTCCAACATCGTCCTGGCGGGCAAGACCATTCACGGCATTGCCCCGAGCATGCCAATGCCGGGCGCGATCGTGATCGGTGCCCTGAGCGCCACGGCCATTGGCGTGATCGGCTACCGCTTCATCCATGTCCTGAACCGCATCGGTACCTGGGTGATGGGCTCTGCGCTGCTGGCGGGGTTCATCATGATGTTCGCCCAGGAGCTGCCGGCAGACTTCTTCAGCCGTGGTGCATTCAATCTGTCGGGCTTTATCGCCACCGTGTCGCTGGGCACCATCTGGCAGATCAGCTTCTCGCCGTACACGTCCGACTATTCGCGTTACCTGCCGCGTGAAGTGGGCATTGCCAGGCCGTTCTGGGCCACGTACTTCGGCGCGACCCTGGGCACCATCCTGTGCTTCAGCTTTGGTGCCGTGGCGGTGCTGTGCGTGCCGGAAGGTACCGACGCCATGGACGCGGTCAAGCAGGCCACCGGCTGGCTGGGCCCGATCCTGATGGTGCTGTTCCTGCTCAACATCATCAGCCACAACGCCCTCAACCTGTATGGCGCGGTGCTGTCGATCGTCACCGCGATCCAGACCTTCATCGCCGAATGGACGCCGAGCATCAAGGTGCGGGTGATGCTGGCCACGGTGATTCTGGTGGGCTGCGGGATGGTTGCACTGAACGCCTCGGCGGACTTCATCGGCCACTTCATCGGCCTGATCCTGGCGCTGCTGCTGGTACTGGTGCCGTGGGCTTCGATCAACCTGATCGACTTCTACCTGATCAAGAAAGGCCAGTACGACATCGCTTCGATCTTCAGTGCTGACGGCGGCATCTATGGCCGCTTCAACCACCACGCGATCATTGCTTATGCTTGCGGCATCGTGGTGCAGCTGCCGTTTGCCAATACGGCGCTGTATGTGGGGCCGTATTCGAACATTGTCGAAGGGGCGGACTTGTCCTGGCTGTTCGGGCTGCTGGTGACGGTGCCCTTGTATTACTGCCTGGCGACCCGCGGCAAGGCTGCCGAGCAGGCGGGGCGGGTTGTGAGTGTCAACGACTGA